Proteins found in one Salvia splendens isolate huo1 chromosome 10, SspV2, whole genome shotgun sequence genomic segment:
- the LOC121750586 gene encoding uncharacterized protein LOC121750586, with product MSNGEVRQVSVEDIQMVQTLIERCLQLYMSEKEVVNTLSHQAKIEPGFTEIVWRKLESENQRFFRAYHLRLILKDQILRFNQLLQRQVELMHQVCRTRVTSMSLSNVPQMHSMHNNSGYQVQQPAGPPINPENMHQAVILPNVYTNGASALQPNMQVPVNLSGHGGRIDVPENMLLTQNSSSGIVQGMNGVMTKSEGGFAGDSHFMFGAENNLIEHRNTTGEAFVSPFTSGDPNNSMLDQETSSFGFLGQIPRNFSLSDLTADFSNSSDILVSYCRSPFLGANANILNPNIRSEQQGVRRLDTISEGSGYDDFASN from the exons ATGTCAAATGGCGAAGTTAGACAAGTCTCTGTCGAGGACATACAAATG GTTCAAACCCTTATCGAAAGATGCCTTCAGCTTTACATGAGTGAGAAGGAGGTTGTGAATACGTTGTCACACCAGGCAAAGATTGAACCTGGCTTCACTGAAATTG TGTGGCGAAAGCTCGAATCAGAAAACCAGCGATTTTTTCGGGCGTATCATCTGAGGCTGATTTTGAAGGACCAGATATTAAGATTTAATCAGTTGCTCCAGAGACAGGTTGAGCTAATGCATCAAGTCTGTCGGACGAGAGTCACTTCCATGTCGTTGTCGAATGTTCCTCAGATGCATTCAA TGCACAACAACTCAGGTTATCAGGTTCAACAGCCAGCGGGGCCACCTATAAATCCGGAAAACATGCACCAAGCTGTTATATTGCCCAATGTCTACACTAATGGTGCGTCCGCCCTGCAACCTAACATGCAAGTTCCAGTCAACTTATCTGGTCATGGTGGTCGGATCGACGTGCCAGAAAACATGCTTTTAACTCAAAATTCCAGCTCTGGAATTGTGCAAGGGATGAACGGTGTAATGACTAAATCAGAGGGTGGCTTTGCGGGCGACTCCCACTTCATGTTTGGCGCAGAGAACAATCTCATAGAACATCGCAACACAACTGGAGAAGCGTTTGTTTCACCTTTCACAAGTGGTGATCCGAACAACTCCATGTTGGACCAGGAGACGAGCTCATTCGGATTCTTGGGACAGATACCGCGCAACTTCAGTCTCTCAGATTTGACAGCCGACTTTTCCAATAGCTCAG ATATACTCGTGAGCTACTGTAGATCGCCATTTCTGGGCGCAAATGCGAACATCTTGAACCCCAACATCAGAAGCGAACAACAAG GTGTTAGGAGATTGGACACCATATCAGAGGGGTCGGGTTACGATGATTTCGCCAGTAACTGA
- the LOC121752688 gene encoding uncharacterized protein LOC121752688, giving the protein MTSGEVRKISVQDIQMVQILIERCVQLYMSEREVVKMLSHQAKIEPGFTEIVRRKLESENQGFFRAYHLRLIVKDQILRFNQLLERQVELMRQVGQTGVTSMSLSNESQITVTICHIRLLCIHLFLWIKTVQQPAGLATPTSYLAQITILYNLATQLKFPFHLSLVVIQTSSFGFLGQIPCNFSLSDLTADFSNSTDILESYSRSPFLGSGANFLDNKEATTRWADARRLDTVSEGLSYDDFARIESFE; this is encoded by the exons ATGACAAGTGGCGAGGTTAGAAAAATCTCCGTACAGGACATTCAAATG GTCCAAATTCTTATCGAAAGATGCGTTCAGCTTTACATGAGTGAGAGGGAGGTTGTGAAAATGTTGTCACACCAGGCAAAGATTGAACCTGGCTTCACCGAAATTG TGCGGCGAAAACTCGAATCGGAAAACCAGGGATTTTTTCGGGCGTATCATCTGAGGCTGATTGTGAAGGACCAGATATTAAGATTTAATCAGTTGCTCGAGAGACAGGTTGAGCTAATGCGTCAAGTTGGTCAGACAGGAGTCACTTCTATGTCTTTGTCGAATGAATCTCAGATCACAGTGACCATATGCCACATTAGGCTTTTATGCATACATTTGTTTCTTTGGATCAAAACA GTTCAACAGCCAGCTGGCCTCGCAACACCAACTTCATATTTGGCACAGATAACAATCTTATACAACCTCGCAACACAATTGAAGTTCCCATTTCACCTTTCACTAGTGGTGATCCAAACAAGCTCATTTGGATTTTTGGGACAGATACCGTGCAACTTCAGTCTCTCAGATTTGACAGCCGACTTTTCGAATAGTACAG ATATACTCGAGAGCTACTCTAGATCGCCATTTCTGGGCTCAGGAGCGAACTTCTTGGACAACAAGG AAGCTACAACTCGATGGGCAGATGCTAGGAGATTGGACACCGTATCGGAGGGGTTGAGTTACGATGATTTCGCCAGGATTGAATCTTTCGAATGA